In Nematostella vectensis chromosome 3, jaNemVect1.1, whole genome shotgun sequence, the genomic window ATGACCTGAAAGATGGCAACAATGGACTTATGACCACAATACCCATTCAATACGACAACTATAACCTTTTGTTATGACCACTATAACCTTTTGTTATGACCTTTATAACCTTTTGTTATGACCACTATAACCTTTTGTTATGACCACTATAACCTTTTGTTATGACCACTATAACCTTTTGTTATGATCACTATAACCTTTTGTTATGACCACTATAACCATTTCTTATGACCACTATAACCTTTTCTTATGACCTTTATAACCTTTGGTTATGACCACTATAACCTTTGGTTATGACCACTATAACTATTTCTTATGACCACTATAACTTTTTGTTATGACCACTATAACCTTTTGTTATGACCTTTATAACCTTTTGTTATGACCACTATAACCTTTTGTTATGACCACTATAACCTTTTGTTATGACCACTATAACCTTTTGTTATGACCACTATAACCTTTTGTTATGATCACTATAACCTTTTGTTATGACCACTATAACCATTTCTTATGACCACTATAACCTTTTCTTATGACCTTTATAACCTTTGGTTATGACCACTATAACCTTTGGTTATGACCACTATAACTATTTCTTATGACCACTATAACTTTTTGttatgaccacaaaaacctttTGTTATGACCACTATAACCTTTTGTAGTGATCACTATAACCTTTTGTAATAACCACTATAACCTTTTGTTATAACCATTTCTTATGACCACTATAACCTTTTGTTATGACCTCTATAACCTTTTGATTTGACCACTATAACCATTTGTTATGGCCACTAAAACCTTTTGTTATGACCACTATAACCTTTTGTTATGACCACTAAAACCTTTTGTTATGACCACTATAACCTTTTGTTATGACCACTATAACCTTTTGTTATGACCACTATAACCATTTCTTATGACCACTATAACCTTTTGTTATGACCACTATAACCTTTTGTTATGACCACTATAACCTTTGGTTATGACCACTATAACCTTTTGTTATGACCACTATAACCTTTTCTTATGACcattataaccttttgttaTGACCACTATAACATTTTGTTATGACCACTATAACCTTTTGTTATGACTACTATAACCTTTGGTTATGACCACTATAACCATTTCTTATGACCACTATAACCTTTTGTTATGACCTCTATAACCTTTTGATTTGACCACTATAACCATTTGTTATGGCCACTAAAACCTTTTGTTATGACCACTATAACCTTTTGTTATGACCACTAAAACCTTTTGTTATGACCACTATAACCTTTTGTTATGACCACTATAACCTTTTGTTATGACCACTATAACCTTTTGTTATGACCACTATAACCTTTTCTTATGACcattataaccttttgttaTGACCACTATAACCTTTTGTTATGACCACTATAACCTTTTGTTATGACCACTATAACCTTTTCTTATGACCATTATAACCTTTAGTTATAACCATTTCTTATGACCACTATAACCTTTTGTTATGACCTCTATAACCTTTTGATTTGACCACTATAACCATTTGTTATGGCCACTAAAACCTTTTGTTATGACCACTATAACCTTTTCTTATGACCTTTATAACCTTTGGTTATGACCACTATAACCTTTGGTTATGACCACTATAACCTTTTGTTATGACCACAATAACCTTTTGTTATGACCACTATAACCTTTTGTTATGACCACTATAACCTTTTGTTATGACCACTATAACCTTTAGTTATGACCACTATAACCTTTTGTTATGACCACTATAACCTTTTCTTATGACCACTATAACCTTTAGTTATGACCACTATAACCTTTTGTTATGACCACTATAACCTTTTGATTTGACCACTATAACCATTTGTTATGGCCACTAAAACCTTTTGTTATGACCACTATAACCTTTTCTTATGACCTTTATAACCTTTGGTTATGACCACTATAACCTTTGGTTATGACCACTATAACCTTTTGTTATGACCACTATAACCTTTTGTTATGACCACTATAACCTTTTGTTATGACCACTATAACCTTTAGTTATGACCACTATAACCTTTTGTTATGACCACTATAACTTTTTGTTATGACCACTATAACCTTTTGTTATGACCACTATAACCTTTTGTTATGACCACTATAACCTTTTGTTATGACCACTATAACCTTTTGTTATGACCACTATAACTTTTCGTTATGACCACTAAAACCATTTGTTATGACCACTAAAACCTTTTCTTATGACCACTATAACCTTTCAACTTGACCACTATAACCTTTTGTTATGGCCACGAAAACCTTTTAATTTGACAACTAAATTAGGGACCCTGAGTAAGCAAAGCTAGTCACCTGGTTACCCTGCTGCATTCCAGGTACTGATGGTGAGTAGGTAAGATAAAAAATCTAACCTTTAAATCAGTGAGTGGTCAAAATAGTTATATAGTCTAGGTCTTAGTTTGGAAAACAGTATCAATATAATAAATACCAAGTAAACACATGATCAAACGGTTCCAGGTTCACCTTAAAAAACAGAGAATAAGCATTTTGGGATAAGCAATTAGCAAAActgaaaagcaaaaaaaaaataaataaatacgaCTGGGTGGCTatgcaaaataaaatcatgGAACTGATAAGagcaaataataaaatagttGAGCATATCTTAGACTCAATGCTTTGCAATCTTTAGCAACAAAGCTTTAGTGCACAAACGTAATCGTAAAGAGGTGCTAGTTTTAGTGCAGTATCTTTACGCAGTCAATAACATCAACACATTCTCCACGAGTGTGTTTGGATAAGAACTCTACCGCAAAGCCGGTTTATAAGAAGAGCGTTTTTACCGGTTACAAAGGCCTTGCGTACCTTTCCATACTGCGCTCCAGCATCTAGAATAACTACTCTTTCGTGATTTTGTGGCAGTTCAGACATCGAGCTATCGTCTCGTGTGATATGGCCATTCATACACGAACCCATGGCGCTAGATTTGCTCAAGTTCGCCGCCATCTTACTTCCCGCGTTCTCGATCGCTCAGCAGTGCGCATGTGCCATATGCCATACATGTGACCGGGACGGTGCAACGCGGGCACATAAACTATAAATTCCCTTATCTTAGTGCGTGGAATcaccaaaaaaaagaaaagaaaaacaaacaacttatttttctgtttcgttttttttttttttgtttttccccAGCCACTTGCTTTATCTTTATATTCGTCttttggtatccctgtggacAGACTCTCAAGCATTTCCAGCGGTAGTTTTAgtaatccaagatggcggactcCGCTGTTGTGAAAGTTACATGTGACGGAATGAACGGAACATGTATCCAGGAAACTGAGGAAGAAAGGCTAGAACGGTTGCATTTCAACAAAGTCTTACACGCATTCATATACTACAGGTATAGGAATTTTTTATATCTAGATATAAAAGACATTTTACGGATAGCGCACGATTCTGTACGCAGAACCGATTACGTGGAATAATCTTTACAGGAACTTGTCCCCCCTGTGTAAtcacgataaaaaaaatgatattgacAAGCAGGCGGTCCTTTCCATCGTGTTTGTTGTTGTGACATAACACTGACATATATCAATATAAGTtacatatatattttcaaaacagaGAGATCTGTTCATCTAGGTCACACTACATACATAGAATTGATCCACGAGCATTGttatcttttttctttttattattaatttattattaacGGTTGTTTTGCAGGGACTACTCAATGCGCAAGCTGGCCCGGATCAAGGCAGACTTTGACCGCCTTCCAGCCAACCATCAACAAATGTTACCTGATTTCCCCAATCATTTGCAAAAAGTATCCCAGTGCATTGATGCAAATAATCAATTCCTGTGCAACATTGTGAACGGAACGCCAGGAATGTTTGAAAATAGAGATGACAGTAAGGTAGGTGCAGAAACTCCGAAAAGGTCTGCAGAAATGTGCCTTAGCTGCTTGCCAAATGTGTTGTGTCACAAGACTTGCTATTGTAGACATCCTATCACATGTTGAATGAATGTTGCCAATTTAACTCTGGTGCTGTAACAAAAGTTTGTCATGTCAGTAATAATAGAATGTATTTCAGGCAAGCCAAGGCAAAGTAGAAAACACAAGAAAAGCTGTTACTTCATTTGACATGGATAAAGTCTATACTACACTTAAGCAGTTTGTAAGAGACTGGAGTGAAGAGGTATTTATGATAGTTAATCATCCTTTCTTTGCAATATTCTTATACTTATGATGATGCATGTTGTCATCAGGGAGCCAATGAAAGGAAGGCCTGTTACAGTCCAATCATTGATGAAATTCAAAACTTGTTCCCTCCATCAAAATTGTAAGTAACAACCACAAGGAAGACTTTCCTCTCATGCCTTATGATACACTTGGAATTCTAACATTGCAGAAGGTTGGTGCTCAGCTAACAATATATCAGGGAGGctgaaagctattttttctTATCCTGGATCATATATTGAATCTAAAAATCAGTAAAAAATCATAACCTCTCTACACCCCAAAAAGCCCAAGCAAATTCTCAATTAAAAAATGTTAAGGATCAAGAATTATCACACCCAAAATGTTAACATATCTCCCTTATATGCTAAATCTGAGCACCCCTTCTTGGCCCCTtcacgtaaaaaaaaaaaaacagaatctTATGTGTCAAATAGTTTTACCCAATAAAACCTGGTATGATTCTTCTTTCTATTATTGCTGTTTCAGTAATGTTTCTGAAGTTTCTGTTCTTGTTCCTGGCGCTGGTCTAGGGAGACTTATGTTTGAGATTGCACGGCTAGGTAGgtatttgaatttttttaaagctgaCAGTATAAAGAATTTATTGCACAGTACTTAAGTTCTTAAACAATGCTTTGTCTGCTTGTGTTTTTCCTCTAAGGTTACCAGTGCCAAGGGAATGAGTGGAGTCTCTTTATGTTATTTGCATCACACTATATACTAAACAGGTTGGATATCAATCTAGTATTTTTTAGTACTGTTGAACAACGAAAGAAAAATCGAAATGACTAATTTGTTTTGATAGTTGTAAATCAATGAAGAAAGTATGTCTTACAAAGGCTTTGAGTGTACAGTGATTAAAAGCTGCCAATATGCTAACAACCAAAGATAAAGAAATTTTGCATTGCCCTGCTATTAAAAAATGTGTCTGCATCATTAATTCCCTCACTAGCCCCCTTTAAATTTTAGCATAAAGAGCACATTGACAAATATAGTTTTTTTAGTCCTCAAAAACATGCTGGGGGTAAAGGGTGGTTAATTATTTTTACTGTAATCAAGAAGTAGAAGTATGTTAGCACAGCTGACTTGAAAACTTTTAGGTatgctttctatattttttgtaGTTGATGAGAAGTTTAGCTTTGCATCATCAAGGAAAAGAGAATTTTAGTAATAAGGCATGAGTAGTGACCAGAAACTTATTTTTATGTAGCCTTATTATGAATTTAACATCTCAAAAAGTATGTTATcatgtttgtttttagatcAGAAGGTGTGGCAAGCGATACCATCTACCCATATGTGCATCAGACATGTAACGTGCGCTCACCAAATGACCAGATACGTCCCATTAAAATACCAGATACTGACCCACAAGATCTACCACCTTCCACCAACTTCTCCATGGCTGCTGGGAATTTCCTAGAAGTTTATAATGAAAGTGGTAATTGCTATATATGTACTTGCACATAGTAATGTTTTTGGTTTATTAAGCAATCTGTTTGTCATATTTATATATCAGTCTATTCATATGCATCTGTATCTTCTTTATAttcatttgtattttttttcagatacgTGGGACTGCATCGCTACCTGCTTCTTTATAGACACAGCACATAACGTGATATCTTATATTGAGCACATATTCAATCTCCTAAAACCAGGAGGGTATTGGATTAACTTGGGTAGGCAATACTTTTCCTATTTGTATTTGTGATGGTTTTGTGTTGTTAATACTACTTTCTTTTAGGTCCATTGTTATACCATTTTGCTGACATGCTGAATGAGATGTCCATCGAGCTGAGTTACCAGGATATCAAGAGAATAATAACAGATCAGTTCAAATTTGAAATGATTGTAAGTATCAAAATTAAGTATGCAACAACTCTGATTGTAGCATAATTTGCAACCATTAGTTTGGCTGTCATGTAATATAGTTCTAAACCAATAAACACTTATGACAGCAACACATTTTTTCGGCCCTGGACTCGGACAGACAAGGGGCAGGCTGATAAATCACTCAAATAGGTCTTTATCTTTTAGCACCCCACgcttttgcccccccccccccccccattaaaacaaatacaaGGTTTCATTTCCCCCATACTTTCAACATCAAAATTTCAAGCTCCCCTCTTTTTGGCCAATAAAATATCACAATGGTTATATTCCTGACAGTTGGTAAAAGTCCTTGATGGACTACTcgatggactaaatgcccaacagttttcaatttatacATTTAACCCATCAAATTGTCGACCTAGTAAGTTCtaagtattctatatttgttgagaaaagGCAAGCaaatctgaattgagctttgttgtcggcATTGAATGTTTTCCGTCGGCTATGTACACCATAACGTGTAATTTTAGTGAAACTTGGAAATTCAGGGCCTttgcagggggtggggcactgggggcatgtgccccccaatattttaaaatttttttaggaaatgaccagtaggggcgtggctgttccccccattgttttcctaatgtttctgtatcgtctTCAATAAACTCTAAAATAAATCCCCAACAGTTTCCAAATTATTTAAATAAGCCAGTAAATTTATATGCCTAGTGAGTTTTAATAATCTCTTCATTATTAGTttagaaagggcaagcgattctgaattgagctttgttgtcggaAGTGAAagtttttcttgcttgtatacACCATAAAATCGCTATTTTAGTGACACTTGAATTTTATCTGCTGCAATTACACAGGAAACAACATTCAACTCCAAGAaaaaagctcaattcagatttGCTTGACCCTTCCAGTACTTCAAACTCACAAGGTTGACAATGTACCATAATATTTAAGTATTAAAACATTCAATATGGACAACAAAGCTCAACTCAGATTGActtgccctttctcaacaaatatagaataatttgaacTCAGTAGGTCCacaatttactgggttatttgaaaaatttgaaaactgtcgggcatttagtcatTTCAGGACATTTctcgactgtcgggcatttagccACTGTGATTAAATATTTCAACCTTTTCCCCCATCACACACTTTCTCTCAACCAGCCTAATCTCTCTTTTGAATAATTGACTGTTCCTTAGTGACTTTCACATTTTTGAGGGAATGAAAGTTTGTTTTCTCTCCTAAATGTTATAtctttttctttctagcgTGAAGTAGACAACATTCCGTCAGGGTATATAGAGAATGACTTATCAATGCTAAAGATGACTTATGAAAGCGTCTTCTTTGTCGTACGAAAACCAGCCTGAAGACGCCAGCCAAAAACCCCAATATAATACAAAATGTGAATAGTACTTTTTTTCAGACAGCAGGGAAATAAAACTTTTGATATAGTGGTAACGTATATTTTTTCATCCTCACCGAAAGTGGGAATAGAGTTGCACTGAACTCAAAACTCACGCTAATCAGGaccgcaccccccccccccccccccccacaacggccgaaagtccactttcggttcccagTGGaagtagccaaatccgacaataaaatTTCTGTGTAGATACTGCAAAGACATAAAGGAatcgctttttttttctttaggggatggtcagatttttatcagagaacttatTCCCTCCCAGAAAATTGGGTCCACTTTTTTGGGTTtcgcaccaccccccccccccccccccaagaaaaatcctgggtacgggcctgctaaTGACGGGTGGATGTGTTTATTATGTATACCCAGCATTTTATTACCAGGAAACAGCGAAGTCCTGGCCTCCTTCACAACGCGTTATCCATAAAGCACCGGAATACAATCTCGGCCGCTCTACATCAATGTCAAATATGAAATCTAGATTTACATTTACATTACTGTGCGTGGTTATTTTGTGCGTCAAGAACCTTTTCGTTCctgatgtttttcttttcgctCATTAAATTATCTCGAGTGTATTATACAGTACATTTGGTTTCTAGTCACAATAGAAGGTATAAattatatttataaaaaagtaCACAGGCATGAGAaaacctttttatttattattttcttttatgagtCTTACAATCCTAGACGCCTAGACGCCAGGaccgcacccccccccccccccccccccacaacggccgaaagtccactttcggttcccagTAGaagtagccaaatccgacaataaaatTTCTGTGTAGATACTGCAAAGACATAAAGGAatcgctttttttttctttaggggatggtcagatttttatcagagaacttatTCCCTCCCAGAAAATTGGGTCCACTTTTTTgggttccccccccccccccccccccccaagaaaaatcctgggtacgggcctgctaaTGACGGGTGGATGTGTTTATTATGTATACCCAGCATTTTATTACCAGGAAACAGCGAAGTCCTGGCCTCCTTCACAACGCGTTATCCATAAAGCACCGGAATACAATCTCGGCCGCTCTACATCAATGTCAAATATGAAATCTAGATTTACATTTACATTACTGTGCGTGGTTATTTTGTGCGTCAAGAACCTTTTCGTTCCTGATGTTTTTCGCTCATTAAATTATCTCGAGTGTATTATACAGTACATTTGGTTTCTAGTCACAATAGAAGGTATAAattatatttataaaaaagtaCACAGGCATGAGAAAACCTTTTTATTACCAaaacacgttttttttttcttttatgagtCTTACAATCCTAGACGCCTTTGGTCATTCCCAATTTTttctaatatatttttaaggGGAAAATCGAATTAAAAGTTAGGCGACACTGCCCCGCTGAAATGAGGGCAAAAGTAATATGATCATAAGGAACTAAATTACGGTTTTCAATGAATTATTCAACCTGGTTTGTGTAATCAAATGCCAAATAGGTTTATTAACCGTCTCTTTCTACTATGTGTGAATTAAAGATGAAACGTAGGCCATTCTTCGAGGTGCAAAAGAGAAAACTGAGAAATGAACGGCGAATTCTATGCATGGTTTTCACTGTCTTCCTACGCTTCGCACCAGCTGCTAACCATGACGTCAGCGGATCTATGTTATGCTAATAAGCTGCACAATGCATACAATGAGCCCCATCCATCGAAGTGATTCGATTTTCTAATTTGGTTTACGACTCGGTCAAGCGAAACCCGTCCAAGGCTAGAGCCTGTAGTTCTAGATTTTATCTGGCGAAAAGTCTGAAATCACATTGTTGGAGCAAAAGAGGATTCAAGGTTCATGAAAGCATTGATAACTTCGCTTGGATTTTCGCACCAAAGACTCAATTAGCCGTGATCATAAGCATCACAACACTTTGAAGGCACAGAGTCAGCGACTGCG contains:
- the LOC5506172 gene encoding carnosine N-methyltransferase; its protein translation is MADSAVVKVTCDGMNGTCIQETEEERLERLHFNKVLHAFIYYRDYSMRKLARIKADFDRLPANHQQMLPDFPNHLQKVSQCIDANNQFLCNIVNGTPGMFENRDDSKASQGKVENTRKAVTSFDMDKVYTTLKQFVRDWSEEGANERKACYSPIIDEIQNLFPPSKFNVSEVSVLVPGAGLGRLMFEIARLGYQCQGNEWSLFMLFASHYILNRSEGVASDTIYPYVHQTCNVRSPNDQIRPIKIPDTDPQDLPPSTNFSMAAGNFLEVYNESDTWDCIATCFFIDTAHNVISYIEHIFNLLKPGGYWINLGPLLYHFADMLNEMSIELSYQDIKRIITDQFKFEMIREVDNIPSGYIENDLSMLKMTYESVFFVVRKPA